The DNA segment TAATAGGGGAAACTTGATCCTAGGGCTagaaaatgtgtttttgtagGCTATGCACCTACTAAAAAAGGATATAAATGCTTTGATCCGATTTCAAAAGAATTGTTTGTCACCATGGATGTAACCTTTTTTgaatccaaacctttttttgCAACTCATCTTCAGGGGGAGAGTACAAGTGAAGATTCAgatttgtttaaaatagaaaaaacaccAACACCAAACCCAAACAATTTGCTTGAACcatcaaatacaaatcaatttGTTTACCCGAATATTGAAACTTCAAGTTTGGATACAACAAAATCTTATATGTCCTTTGAAAAAACTGCAAAAATTTTGggtaaaaaaaatggtgttttgAATATTGAAAGTTTGGATGACTCATCTTCCCTGCCATCTCACAATCAAAATCACAGTAATACTAACAATGGGAATAGAACAAGTACTAAAAATTGAGAACTCATGACCTACTCGAGGAGGAAGCATAACTCAAAGGAAAGTAATCTCGATCCTCTACCAGGCCATGAATCTAAACTAAGGGAAGAACCAAACTCATTCGAGTGTCCAGGTAATAATCAAACTGATTCGTGTCAACCTGTTCAGTTTATTTCTAACTCTAATTTTGAGTCCTTTGATGATCTTAATATTCCCATTGCTACCCATAAGGGCGTACGATCTTGTACCAAACACCCCATGTCTAACTATATGTCCTATAAAAATCTTTGTCCTTCTTTTTTTTGCATTTACTTCACATCTCTCTTTGGtagaaattccaaaaaatgtacAGGAAGCTTTACAGGTTCCCGAGTGGAAGAAGGctatttttgaagaaatgagAGCACTTGAGAAAAATCATACATGGGAAGTGATGGGTCTGCCAAAAGGAAAGACAACAGTGGGTTGCAAATGGGTGTTCACAGTCAAGTATAATTCAAATGGATCTCTCGAAAGATATAAAGCACGATTGGTGgccaaaggtttcactcaaacCTATGGTATTGATTATCTTGAGACCTTTGCTCCAATAGCAAAGTTGAATACTGTGAGAGTGCTTCTTTCAATTGCAGCAAATCTTGATTAGCCTCTTCaacagttagatgtgaagaatGCATTTCTAAATGGTAATTTGGaggaggaagtttatatggatcCACCGCCTGGATTTGATGAACACTTTGGATCTAAGGTGTGTAAGCTAAAGAAATCATTATACAGACTCAAGCAATCTCCAAGAGCTTGGTTTGAACGATTCACTCAATTCGTAAAAAACCAAGGATATGTCCAAGCTCAAAGTGATCATACTATGTTCATAAAGCACTCCAATGATGGTAAGATTGCAATTTTGatagtatatgtggatgatattattCTTACAGGGGATCATGTCACTGAAATGGATCGATTGAAGAAAAGTCTAGCTttggaatttgaaattaaagatttgGGGTCTCGAAGATACTTTCTTGGAATGGAAGTTGCTCGTTCAAAAAGGGGAATTGTTGTCTCACAAAGAAAATACATTCTTGATCTCCTTAAAGAAATGGGAATGAGTGGATGTAGACCTGCTGATACTCCAATTGATCCTAATCAGAAACTAGGAGATACCAAGGATGGAAATCTTGTGAATACAACTCGGTACCAGAAGTTGGTGGGAAAACTGATTTATTTATCTCACACCTGACCAGATATTGCATTTGTAGTCAGCATGGTAAGTTAGTTTATGCACTCACCCTATGAAGTACATCTTGAGGCAGTATACCGTATTCTAAGATATTTGAAAAGTACTCCAGGAAAGGGATTGTTCTTCAAGAAGAGTGAGCAAAAGACTATTGAAGCATAcacagatgcggattgggcaggttcAGTTACAGATAGAAGATCCACATCAGGTTACTGCAACTACATATGGGGAAATTTAGTCACTTGGAGGagcaaaaaaacaaagtgtAGTAGCacgaagtagtgcagaagctgagtatcgGGCTATGGCACATGGAGCATGTGAGATATTGTGGTTAAAAAAGAttcttgaagaattaaaaagacCACTAGAGATGCCTATGAAATTatattgtgacaacaaagctGCGATTAGCATTGCCATAATCCTGTGCAACATGATAGAACCaaacatgttgagattgacagacacttcataAAAGAGAAATTGGAGGCTAGTATTATTTGTATGCCGTTTGTTCCAACGACACAACAAATAGCTGACATTCTTACAAAAGGATTGTTCAGATCAAGCTTTGAGTTTCTCATCAGCAAGTTGGGCATGATAGATATCtatgctccaacttgagggggagtgttgaagatTAGGATAATTagtttttgtttctaataaattcaaattaagattTGAATTAGTTTGTTAGGGGAGTCAGTCTGTTAGTTGTTCctatttttttgcatttgatatttttatgtaatctGGTAGCTTAGGATAGACTTTTACCATAACCACTTTGGATATAAATACCTATTATAACTTCTattaatttaagaaaagaaagataagtttttcttcttctcaaaaACTTTCAATTTTGAACAATGTAAGAATACCACCAAATAAGGGTTTTCTAAGATTTGTTTCCATTTTACTTTCAGAACGGACTAGGTTATTTCTGAATTTatctgtttatttattttttttcgaaGGCACAGAGGAAATCAATGAGATCTTCAATTGCAAGAATCTCTGTTCACTGTCTGGGAGTAATGGAGCTCTTTCGGTCCTGTTTTCTGTTGGCTAACACATTGAGACTACATGGCCAGCCCAGTAGACCACTTATGATTCATCTGTTCTAAGAGGCATGACTCTCTTTTGGGTATGTAATAACAAAGACACATACACTACCTGGTGCATCCCAACACCCTTCACAAGATTGGTGCAGAGCATGCTCTGATTCTTTGATTTTAGATCTATTCTGTAGGAGTCTGGAACAAAAATAGAAGAGAAGGGGAAGATTGACTTAAGCTAGCTGTTGCTTTAAGCAAACacattggtttaaaaaaaatcttcttttgaAACAATTGGAGAACACAACAGATTATCATATTTCTAAGACTTGTTCCATGTATCTTTCATATGTAACAACCAAGACACATACTATATATGGTTAGTTGTTGGCAATGCATAGGTTTTGCCTCTTTTACATTCTGACTAGCTTTTGCATCCAACCCCTTCAGATCTTGACACTCCATTCCTGAACCCCtacttttttccttgaaaattttttaaagacttTTCCAAATCCATTTGGTGTGATAACTTACACGACTCAAACTAAAATTCTTCATGTTTCAATTCCATGTCGCCCTTCATACTCTGTCCACTTCCTTCCCCTTCACATTATCATCATTATCAaccaaaatttttaatggtaatGATAGAATAAACTAAATAGCAATACAGAAGTGAATTTTTATGTATTCTTTCTGGGATCAGTTGTGATTATGAAGCAAATGTCTTAAAAAGAGAAATCGGAGCACATCCATAGCTGTACCTCTgcaaattttttatcaattcagccatgttttgttttgttttatttatttttatatggtaacaGTCTGAATTCTCTGaccatatattttcaaatgtgTTAACACCTAAGTATTTGTCTAACTGTTGTGTCTTTTGCAGATTCCTTTCACTTTTGCCAGCCTTATAAATCCTACTTATTCAAAggtatttccttttcttccctgtTCACTGTATGGATATCATTACTTTGCTCCTTATCAAATGGACCATTAGTTTTCTCAAGAAAAACAACGCATGTAATGCTGCAGCTGTTTTCATGGCTGGTCTTGCCCCTGAAGCTTAATCTTTTGTATGTTGAAAGTAAGGATTTAATTATTATGATGCTCCTTGAAGTGGAAGGTGAAGTTGGAAGATGTGTCTGTTGTAATGGCTATGACATAATTGCTACTAAAATTAAGAGATATTATTCTTGATGATGCTCTCCAACTTGATAGGATCTGCCAAAATTGACCAGGTGAGTGTGCTACTACCATGCCTTTCCATGCTATTTACTGAAACAGAATTGGGCAAATTTTACAAAGGTGGCTCTGTTTGGTTTTGGCAGGCTGCACTCACTAGGAGTCCCCCTAACGAAAGGCCCTGGAGAATTTTTTGTTCTGTACCAAGTCAACCACCTTCAAAAGACAAGCCAGTTTAAATATAACGTCTTTGTGGTTTACCTTCTGAACTTGCTTCTCCCCTGATTTTGATGTCATTTTCTTCTTGGTTTGGTCTTTCTTGGGTATCAACTCTGACCAGGAATTTTTGACGAAACGGAGACTGGCAGTCTCCCTCTCATATCTGACTTTCAAGTTGCTGCTCTTCTCTGCAAGAACAGTCCCAATCCAGGAAAGGGAAAGACTAGCATCATATAGGTCATATTCCACACAGAGATAttctattgtttttgttttgtttacaTGTCCATGAATTGAGAACCTTCTTATGCTGCACATTGGCAGAGTTGCAAATGCCATGCCTTCAGTTCTATCAGTGACCATGGGCATTGCTTCTCATTGTTTGTCTCAGCAAGATTCAAAAGCACATCCAATGggcattaattttattttacttttttttgttctattttccattgtaaaattaaacatgaaaaaaatcatgtttcttaactttttttcttttgtgcttTTCTAGAACAAAACATGACATTAGAATTTCATCATAACAATGTTGATAACGATTAACAATATTGTATTTCATTAGAATTTAATTATGGAGTTCGGTGTTCCAACTATCGAAGTAAGCATAACAatacatattattattttattagagaGTGCATAGCAAAGAAGGGAATCTAATTGAAATTTGCAAAGTCTTGTAAGATCAAATTATTGGTATTTTTACAAAGTCTCTTACGACCAAAATTTTCGTCAATACAAATGTTTGTTGATAGTAAAGTTGGAGACTTGCTTCTAATTCATATTCTTGCACAATCCGTTCAAAGTAATGTCAACCCAAAtctttcaaaatcatttcttgATAGTTACTTGTTAACAAAAATTTGGTCGGGGAAAAAAGATAGTTGATATAAAATGCTAGTTTCTTAAATTTGGCTTTTATGATATAAATGTATCTAACTGATTTATCATGTATAGATGATGACATATTATTGACATAGAACCAATTCTAATATATTATTGAAAGGTCGGATCAATGTTCATCCAATGGAAATTGAATCTAAGATTTTGTTAGTTATGAGTTGACAATGGCTTTTAAACTCTCCATGAGTCCTTGAAATTCATCTTAGATAGGAGACTATAAAGGGATGTGACATGGAAAGATTTATGTTCTTTGTGTTGGATGAGGGGAAGCTTTATTAATGGAGGgacataaactaaaactattTCCATATAGATATACAAGATTTTAATGTGGTTGAGTCAACCATGTCTACctttacaaataaaaagtattatagaaaacaaaaataaatacaattattgAGTCTTGAAAcatcccacttttttttttttttttgaattttcatattGAATCACAAACCTTTTTGTTACACTAGATGTTTGCCATTGTTCCTCACATATCTATCATGTATAATCCttagaatttcatttttctctcttaaCTTTTTCTGCTCATAATtcagaatatttataaagatatttttactacctttttttttattctacaaggaatctaattataattacatattaatttggaaaatattttatgtaatattctttttataaaaagaaatgtaTTTCAATTAGAAATTTAAGATACCTCCGAACAATCTCTACCTTGAACCAAGGTATATTAAGTTAATTTTCCATCTTTCCATTATATAtggtttaacaaaaaaaaaaaaaaaaaaaccacttgtGCACCTCGGATTCTATGTGCGTCACCGTCTCCTTCATGCACCAAGATTCCCTTCATGCACCATGGTCTTATTGTGCGTCACAATTCTCTTGTTTCTTGTATCACATTCTGATGAGAGAATAATTAATTCTCCCTTAACAAAAATTCTCTTTGTAGTCCTCTTTTGTGTTATATTTTTTGATCTTCTTAAAATCTTTAAACAAGGCTTGTTCATACATCCACAACCAAGGTTCTTCCAAGTATCTTTAACCAATGTTCTTTTGGACATCTTCAACCAAAACTCTTCTCGACATCTTGAATTAAGGGTCTAATACCACCTGTTATGTGAATAGAAACGCTAATGTAAACATATTAATggaagcatataaaaataaaaccatccATACATATAAGCACATGGGATTTTAACATGGTTTGATCCACCGATAgggagaattttttaaaatttagactCATTGACTTGGATTGCCATGAAAAGGGCCATCAAACATTAAACCCAAAAAATGCATCATCTCATAATTTCCCATATAATTGACCACTAAAAATCAACACTTATATCATTTAGTTGCGACAGcctcttatttaattttattttattttttatctgttttattttttattatttttatcatcttttatAACAAACTTGGAGTCAACCCTAACTCATCTGTCTTTTCCTATCTTGGTTCATGTATCATATGTTTGAATGATTAATGGAGAATCAATGTTTACCTAccccttattttttattttattctttatttaaattttttttaggtgttggtggatcattttttttttttgggttggtgactcaattattattatttcttatttatttatttttttatgtggtTTAGTCATctgtatttattatttgaacAGGCTGTTTTGGTAAACCATTGGcctgttttgtcattttggaTGAAGCTTCCTAAAAGGTTAATGGAGTGGATCTAAAGCCATGCTTTGCTTATTATGATTGGTGAGAGATTATTGAATGTAAATTAAAGTTCACTTATTGACTGGGCAGGCTAACCCAGATTATAAAGATGCATGCCATGTTCTCTTTTGGAAGAAGGTCATTGCAGGCCATATGGAGGTGCGTCCCTCTTgctaaatcatttttcaaaatctattcaaATTTCTGCACCTTTATATCCACAACCACATTATATACTTGTTGAAGCCTCTAGCTACACTTTCTCACATGTCCTGCTAGCCCTACTCAAATATTCCACACATGTACTGCTCGGGCATTTGCCCAGTGCGCGCTACTGGAATGGATAAAACTGATGCTAGTTTTGTACTGggcaagattttttttttttcacatttgtgAAAAGCTAATGTCCATGGCCCTTTGGTTGGAAAATGAGTCATAATTTGCCTATCTTTCCACAAAAATGATTCATAATAAGTTAAAATCTTAACTAAAGCCCGTtccaactttattttttaaaattagggtTGAATTCAAATCAATAAGGTTGATTGGAATGTGTGATTCAAAATcggtttataatatttttttaaaacttttttgttttatatttatacaaaaatttaaataataaaataaaatttcaatatatataagaataaaaaaaaaagcagaaataaatttatatatttttgaaaatatatatatatatatatatatatatatatatatatatatatatatatatatagatatatagatatatataattataatttaatattttttaactataaaaaataaacattattaatataaaaacaatacaCATTATGCTTGGTGTAAATTTATGTAAATTATAAGGTGTAGCCTTCAAGTGACAGGCCATTTGCTACTCTCCACCATCCTTTTTTTTATGCTATTCTTCATCTTTTGGACTGTTTTGCTTTCTTCATTACTTTCCACTCCATTATTGATGGCATTGAGTCCTTACTGAAGCAAAGAAAGCTGCTGCTCCATTCCTATTCTTCATCTTCCCCTCAATTCCTTCACCTCCTCTGCAGAGAAACAGACATGGCCCTAGAGATGTTTGCAGGAGCTTTTCTCTCCGCTTCTCTCCAAGTTCTTTTCGACAGGTTGGCTTCTTCCGAGGTCTGGAGCTTCATCGGGGGACAGAATGTCAGTGAAGAACTCCTTCTGGAGTTGGGGATGAAATTGCTGGTTGTGGATAAAGTGCTCGACCATGCTGAGGTGAAGCAATTTACAGATGAACGAGTCAAAAGGTGGCTGGTGCGCGTTAAGAATGATGTGTATGATGCGGAAGACCTACTGGACGAGATTACTACGGAAGCTTTGCGACGCAAGATGGAAGCTGCTGACTCCCAGACTGGCCCAACTCACGTATTGAACAGCTTTTCCACATGGTTTAAGGCCCCACTTGCTGATCATCAAAGCATGGAGTCTAAGGTAAAGAAGATCATCGGCAAACTGGAAGTTCTTGCACAAGCAATAGATGTGCTTGCTTTGAATGGTGATGGTAAGAAATTGCCACAAAGATTACCCTCGACTTCTCTGGTGGATGAATTTTCTGTGTACGGCAGGGATGAAATTAAAGAGGACATGATTAAAAGGTTGTTGTCTGATAATACAAGTCGCAACAAGATTGATGTGATCTCCATAGTCGGCATGGGCGGGGCCGGCAAGACCACACTGGCTCAGCTTTTGTATAATGATGGGAGAGTGAAAGGACACTTTCACCTGAAAGCATGGGTTTGTGTTTCAGAGGAGTTTTGTCTTCTCAAGGTGACAAAATCAATTCTCGAGGGAATCAGATCTGCGACCTCTTCTGATATGCAAAGCGAGAACCTAGATTTGCTTCAGCAAAAACTGAAAGAGAGCCTTGGTGACAACAGATTTCTACTCGTCCTGGATGATGTTTGGGAGAAATGTCCTAGTGAAGGGGAAGGGTTACGAATTCCGCTCCTAGCTGCTTGGGAAGGGTTACGAATTCCACTCCTAGCTGCTGAGGAAGGAAGCAAGGTTGTTGTGACCACTCGCAATCGAAACGTTGCAAAAATCATGCGTGCAGATCATACTCATCCTCTGGAAGGGTTGTCCCAGGCACATTGTTGGTCCTTATTTCAAAAACTTGCATTTGAAGATGGAGACTCCAGCCCATATTCTCAGCTTGAGTCAATAGGCAAAAAGATTGTGGCTAAATGCCAAGGATTGCCTTTAGCGGTCAAAGCACTTGGGAGTCTCTTGTATTCTAAAACTGACCGAAGGGAATGGGAACAAATTTTGGAGAGTGAAATATGGGGCTTACAACATCATCAAATCCTTTCCTTGGTTGATATTGAGTTATCGAGATCTCCCATTGCATCTGAAACGATGTTTTGCCTATTGCTCCATTTTCCCCAAGGGCCATGAATTCGACAGGGAGAAACTGAGTTTACTATGGATGGCAGAAGGACttctacaattttcaaaaagtaaTGAAAGAATGGAAAAGGTAGGGGAGCATTATTTTGATGAACTTCTTTCAaagtcattttttcaaaaatctgtTTCCGAAAAATCATGCTTTGTCATGCATGATCTCATACATGACTTGGCTCAATACATATCTAGAGAATTTTGTATTCGAATTGAAGATGATAAGGTGCAAGAAATCTCTGAGAACACTCGTCACTCTTTGATCTTTAAGAGTAACTTTCATGGAATGGTTGGGTTTAAGGGGTTTGAGGCccttgagaaaataaaatgtctTCGAACATACTTTGAGTTAAGGAGAATGGAATGGAATATTTATAAACTAAGTAAAAGGGTTGATTTACTCATtatattttccaaatggagGTACTTACGAGTGTTGTCATTGTATAGTTATATTCTTAATGAGTTGCCCGATTTAATAAGCGAATTAAAATATTTGCGTTATTTGGATATCTCATatacaaagattaaaaaattgtcTGATTCAGTGTGTTATTTGTACCATTTACAAACGATGATATTACCAGGACATGACTATTTCATCGAATTGCCTTCAAGGATGGATAAATTGATTAATTCGTGTTATCTTGATATAAGTGGATGGAGAGAAATGCCAAGTCACATTAGtcgattaaaaaatttatgaaagttGAGTAATTTTATTGTGGGCCAAAAAGGTGGATTAAGAATTGGTGAATTAGGAGAGCTTTAAGATATTGGGGGAAGACTTGAAATTTCAGAAATGCAGAATGTGGTGTGTGCTAGGGATGCATTGGGAGCGAACATGAAGGATAAGAGGCACCTTGATGAACTAGCCTTGAAATGGAGCGTCGTAGCTACTAATGATGTTATACAAAGTGGCGTATTCAACAACTTGCAGCCTCATCCAAATCTGAAGCAGCTTACCATCGAAAGCTATCCCGGTATAACATTTCCAGACTGGATAGGAGATCCTTTATTCTCCAATCTTGTGTCTGTATATCTTCATTGGTGCGGCAATTTCTCATCATTGCCAATGTTTGGGCAGCTACCATCTCTTAA comes from the Vitis vinifera cultivar Pinot Noir 40024 chromosome 12, ASM3070453v1 genome and includes:
- the LOC104881072 gene encoding putative disease resistance RPP13-like protein 1; the protein is MALEMFAGAFLSASLQVLFDRLASSEVWSFIGGQNVSEELLLELGMKLLVVDKVLDHAEVKQFTDERVKRWLVRVKNDVYDAEDLLDEITTEALRRKMEAADSQTGPTHVLNSFSTWFKAPLADHQSMESKVKKIIGKLEVLAQAIDVLALNGDGKKLPQRLPSTSLVDEFSVYGRDEIKEDMIKRLLSDNTSRNKIDVISIVGMGGAGKTTLAQLLYNDGRVKGHFHLKAWVCVSEEFCLLKVTKSILEGIRSATSSDMQSENLDLLQQKLKESLGDNRFLLVLDDVWEKCPSEGEGLRIPLLAAWEGLRIPLLAAEEGSKVVVTTRNRNVAKIMRADHTHPLEGLSQAHCWSLFQKLAFEDGDSSPYSQLESIGKKIVAKCQGLPLAVKALGSLLYSKTDRREWEQILESEIWGLQHHQILSLVDIELSRSPIASETMFCLLLHFPQGP